GTTTCCACTCTTTCGGGGTGCATGGCCTCGTCGGGCTTGGGCGCGGCGCTCCTGAGCAGTTGGGTATACGGATGCTGCGGCGCGTCGATCACCTGCGGAGACAGTCCGATTTCCACGATGTAGCCGGTGTACATCACTGACACCCTATCGGCCATATAGCGTGCGCCCGCCAGGTCATGCGTAATAAACAGCATACTCAAGCCTTCCTGATCTTTGAGATCGAGCAGCAGATTCATGATGTCGAGCCGGATGGACACGTCGAGCGCTGAGGTCGGCTCGTCGGCCAAAATCAGTTCGGGCCGGGCCGCCAGAGCGCGGGCGATCACCACGCGCTGGCGCTGCCCACCGGAAAGTTCGTGCGGTTTCTTGGCGGCCCAAGCTGCTCCCGGCGCGAGGCCCACCCGGTCAAGCAAGCTGTTGACCTGCGGCGAGACGTCTTTGCCCTTGGCGATCCCGTGAATGATCAGTGGCCGCGAGAGGATGTAGCCGATGGTGTTCAGTCCGTTGAGGCTGCCGTACGGGTCTTGAAAGATCATCTGAACGTGCTTGCGGAACTTGGTCAGCGCCGCGCCTTTAAGATTGTTGGGCACCGGCTGGCCGCTGAGTTTCATGCTGCCGCTGCTGGGTTCGTACAGGTGGGCAATCAAGCGGGCGATGGTGCTCTTGCCCGATCCCGATTCGCCCACCAAAGCCAGCACCTCGCCG
The DNA window shown above is from Deinococcus detaillensis and carries:
- a CDS encoding ABC transporter ATP-binding protein translates to MPLPATEMDLPAPYVGGVPALELSGLTKVFSVGRGGKKVTAVNNVSLSIGRGEVLALVGESGSGKSTIARLIAHLYEPSSGSMKLSGQPVPNNLKGAALTKFRKHVQMIFQDPYGSLNGLNTIGYILSRPLIIHGIAKGKDVSPQVNSLLDRVGLAPGAAWAAKKPHELSGGQRQRVVIARALAARPELILADEPTSALDVSIRLDIMNLLLDLKDQEGLSMLFITHDLAGARYMADRVSVMYTGYIVEIGLSPQVIDAPQHPYTQLLRSAAPKPDEAMHPERVETRGEVPDLSNLPPGCPFEPRCPHARAACRDGLPKMYDVGPDHQARCILHDPALAAQPLLRPDAAVS